The DNA region tgcaccacccacaaccgcagggctctccagagggaggtgcggtctgcacaacgcatcaccgggggcaaactacctgccctccaggacacctacagcacccgatgtcacaggaaggccaaaaagatcatcaaggacaactaccacccgagccactgcctgttcaccccgctatcatccagaaggcgaggtcagtacaggtgcatcaaagctgggaccgagagactgaaaaacagcttctatctcaaggccatcagactgttaaacagccatcactagcacagagaggctgctgcctacatacagacttgaaaatcactggccactttaataaatggaacactagtcactttaataatgtttacatatcttgcattactcgtctcatatgtatatactgtatttatactatcgtaataatgtttacatatctttcattacccatctcatatgtatatactgtattctatactatctattgcatcttagcctatgccgctctgacaatgacattgctcatccatatattgatatattattattccattcctttacttagatttgtgtgtattaggtttttgttgcggaactgttagatattacttgctagacattactgcactgtcggaactagaagcacaagcatttagctacattcgcaataacatctgctaaccatgtgtatgtgaccaatacatttgatttgatttgcaggaGACCTGGTTCGCACCAAGTCAGTCACAAGAGCAAGATTAATTAGGGAGTGGAAAAGCTTTTCCTTAGAAGGGCTATTCATCTATTTCATAATGGGGGCCAAATAGCTGTTTTTGTCAAACTCCCTTCTAATATGTCCATAGAGGGGAACTGAAGCTTTCAGTAATGTGATCATATTAGCTTGTAGCCAACAGTTCAAGCACTTGAGCCAAATTTATAGGAAGAAAATACATTCAACAtgccacattggcttcagaaaccTGTTTAACACAGAGCGGGTTTCATTCTCTGTTCTCTTCTACCATTCCTTgctggcaaagtaccaggatgttgtctctggttttgaatctgaatttagagaactgaatttgaaaacAATCTGAACGAATCTGAGAAGCTTAATATATGAAACTTTGGTCAACTTTAAATTATAGTTTGAAAACTTGATacagacaatgaatgcaatatataccatattgaaactgaataccagtatttaatttaattttaaaacaatgaaatatgcattcaattcagtttcaaatcatgaaatacaagttcaatttatgaattcaatgattcaatttgtgcattacaaattcaaaaatattacATTAAAATTCAATATCTAAATACAAATTGAAAAATATTGAATTCAAATACAgtttctgttggcactgaaatcgctCCATAAGTGTGCATGCATGGTCGCTGTCATCAATTTAGTAGCATTTTCCATAAGCAATGTACGCGGCAAAACTGCATACAGGCTCGATACAAATTGTCAATCTGTCATGTAGCAGCTAATTAAAAAGTTGAGATACAAGTCAACAGATCTGGGACGACTACAATCGAGCGGTTAAAAACGAGAGGCGGCATCGATTGAATCCCTGCCGGATTCATTTAGCTGGATGTGCACACATTGCTAACACAGAGCAAATGTGTTATTGAAAACCAATGTTGGTGTGTTGCAAAGTATCCATGCTTATTGGGTAGCAACAGATTTAACAATAATCACGGGAACTAGCTGTCTATATTCCTCCCTCTCGACGCCAAGGCAAAGATCCCGTTTTCAGAACCTCCAACCTGCCGATTCCCACGCTGTGTAGCAGGCTAGCTGGATAATAACTGGCTCTATAACGTTAGCGACATTTGTGGTCCTGTGCTATAGTTAGCAACAGCTAGCACAACATACCTGATGTTGTGCGCTGAGGAACGAGCGCTATGCAGGTAATTTGGCAGTACGAAAGAGTGGGAACAATTCGGACGCTCTACTGTTAGCTAGGAAATAACACCACGCGAACTTACCTAAATCATCCATAGTGGTAGCAGAAGGAGTCGGATCTACACTACGAACCGGGCCGGTTGTCCTTAGATTCGATTGTTGGTCGCTCTACCTACACTGTGGCTTCTACAGAGAAACGCCAGTAATCTGAATGCAGTACAGAAGTTTTCAGTTCGCTGCTTGCCTGCTACACTCAACAATAAAATGCAGTCATGGGGACAAGCAGCTCGCCCCCACCTGGAGCCTCCAAATTTACCAGTAGGAAAAGTCTGGCTGCTACATTTTAACTTTTAGCTATAGGCTGCCATCTAGCGGCAGTGGGCCAATTAAGGATGTTTTGATTAAAGCGACAACGTGGGATTTGTTTTTCAGCGAAATGGCAGCCCCACCACTTGTTTTGGGCTGAGGGAAGCTCTTTATTTGGCAAGCTAAATGGCACGCACACAATTCCAATTTACACAACCAATGTTTCTTTATTGGATATGTATAACCTATCTATAAACTGAAATCAACTGTAGTCCTTTGCATCTAGTCCATGTACAGGTTCCCGATCTTGTTTCACCATTCCCGCCAACCTATGATAGAACAATTGACATTGCGTCAGAGGTGATCATCATGGAATTATTTAAGAATTCTAAAATGTGTTCTAAAAATCACGGTACTCTTTATAGCGACAATAGTAAGTGAGATCCACATAATTTATTTTTCTTTCATTCTATTTTATAAAGTCAATAACGTATCATTAGCCTTGTCAATATAATTGAAAAAACCGTGGAGACATTGGTGAAATACCAATCATCAGCGAGATaagtttaaaaataataattcaccAACTAAGATATCGAAGACTACACGGCCTAGGCCGAAACTGGTAAGTGGTGCTATCTGGAAAATTATTTGTTGTAGCCTGGTAGGCCTATTGGAAACGAATAATTGATTTACGCATGTGTGAAACTATTACCCTTACaaaaaatattgcagttttgaaactgcagtaaaagtgcagtaactagAGACCACTGTGGTATTTttgacgcagtaattgcagaataactgcagtgtactgcagttgaactgcagttacactgcaaaattagtGCAGTAAAATAAACGTATTATTTTGGACGCAATATTTCCAGCAtgctgcagttatactgcactctgactgcaatctgtTTTTGTAAGGGTAATTATTGACCAAGTAAAATCAAGAACGAAGTCGGTCCTTTGAATCTGACTGCATAACCATTTGATGTATTTTCCAATAATGTCACACAGGCCAAAATAATGCCCGAAAGAAATCCGAAAAAGACTGACGACCTTCACGAGCAACACCAGCGACTCCTTGTGGACAACGACAGTTACCTGGTTGCCATCCGAAAAAAGAAGGAACACCTTGCCAGTCTGGACACCAAGGTACGATATGGCCAATTAGAATGACTGTTGCTAAATGACTGGCTAACTGACTGTTGCTAAAAttgcaaagtattgacttgtgaataataataatatatttagtTATTTATATACTTTTCATTATACAGATAATCTCAAAGACGTTTAAAAACTAAAAACATAAGTACATGTAGGCCTAATTCTTGGGCTGGACAATTAATATAATTAATAGAGTTAAACTCAACACAACTCAACTTTATTGATCCCCTCTTCCCCATGCAGATGAAGGCGATGCAGACCAAGCTGTTGCAGAGAAAGAAGGAGATGGGTGGTAGGATCTGCACCCTCAAGAGACCTCTTCATCAGAGGAAGCACATCCGCATCATGGAGGACCGCGTAAACCAGGTACTGCTATCATCACCACACAACCCTAGATCTACACTCACACTGTTGACTGTTTGGTTTGTTTGGCAGTCATCATCACAGAATCCAACATCCATTCAACAATCTTACATTTATACAGTCACACACAAATCAATCACACATCACAAAACCGTGGCGGCATACATTCAACACTCACAAAATCACACAAACCTACATCCATTCCTCACTTACTCTCGatttttgttgtgtgtttgctaTGAATCAGTTATGACCAACATAAAAGGATTCTATATATGTAAGATGTACCCAGAATGTAATTTCCATTATACAATGGTTGTTCCTGGACACGCAATCTGATTGGCAGAGAGCGAGGCGTACAAAGCCATGCTAAGACTATGTTCAGTTCAGTGTAATGTATTAAATTCCTAATTGATTTGGTTCAAACTAGTTTGCAATGTGTGAGGTGATTTGAGCATCATCTTTATATTGTTCTTATCCTGTGGTTTTGCAGGCTACTAAAAGCTTTGACAAGTTGCTGTGCAAGAACCAGGCATTGCGTGATGAGATTGACCACCTGCGGCGCCAGAGGTGCTCCTTCGCCCTTATGTACCAGCGTCTGAGCAGAGAGCTACAGTCCCAGCACAACGTCATGGAAGACCTTGTGGAGAAGTCTGTCCTCGCCTACGACCAGAGGTCAGAGCTACAAACACTGTGTCTGTTTGGTGGTGTGCAGAAGCCTGTTCTTGCGCTTGCCCAGCTTAGAAAATGTGGGCTGTATTTGTGTGTTCTAGGTCCGAGGCCCTGGCCCGCATGCTAGCTGTGAGGGAGCGTAGAAAGAAGGACAGATCTTTCTGCCACACTGAGATGACTGAGCTGAAGAGGGTCATCGACCACGAGTTCAAACTCCGCAGTTTCATGGTCAAAAAGTCCAAGGAAAGTGTCCCCATGGGCGAGGACGAAGATGCCAAAAAGAGAAGTACGTTTTAGAATCATGCTTAACATTATACATCTTACAGTTGTTAATTGAATGGTTGCTTGTTTAGCCTAGAGGCTAGAGGCCTTTCTCGAGCTACATCAACCTTATTGATCGATGCTTCATGGCAGTGTTTTGTCCTTGGTGCAGGGACCGAGCAGGCTCAGTGTGAGCGAATGGGAGGAGAGAGTCTGGAGACGTACCAGGCTGTGCACCGGCTGCTCGTGGAGGTGAGCGGCGACAGCGACCTGCGTCAGATCGGCAGGACGTTTGTGGAGAACGAGGAGAAGAGCTTTGCTTACTTCAACTACATCAACGAGCTGAACAACAATAGCACCATGCTGAAGGACCGCATCAACAAGCTCAGGGTCAGGgtccacacacatacacgctcGCTCGCACACACgccatgcacgcacacgcacgtacacacacaaacacaggatgGGAGTTCATGTGTTGTAAGCTTGTAAAACTAGacaactgcatcgcagtgctaactgtgccactagagatcctggttcgaatccaggctctgtcgcagccggccgcgaccgggagactcatgggcggcgcacaattggcccagcgtcgtccagggtaggggagggaatggccggcagggatgtagctctgttgatagagcatggcgtttgcaacgccagggttgtgggttcgtttcccacggggggccagtataaaaacaattatttaaaaaacacacaaaaaaaattcactaactgtaacgctctggataagagcgtctgctaaatgacgtaaatgtaaatgtaaataaaactagACAAGGTTATATGACCGtgttctgctgctctctcccccaCAGACTGAGATCCTGCGCTTTGAGCTGGAGAACAAGCAGTATGATCAACAGTGGCAGGGCCAGCTCAAGGAACTGGAGGTAAGGTTTTTGTTTTTAGGAAGTTTTAGTTTGACTTTGCACAACTTTTCCCTGCTCTAATGGGTCTGCTGGTGCTTCCTTGTGTATTTCTCTGTCTGACCATGCCAATCAGTTTCTCTCCCCTATATCAATCTGTTTTCCCCTTCATCTTTTGACTTTGCCTTtttgtctctggtccctctcagAGAGAGCTGGAGCAGCGTCGTGGCCTGGCCAATAATTTGGAGAGCCAGTACACTGTGGTTCTGAAGTTCTTGGACCAGCATAAGACGGCCATCGCCCACCTGTTTGACAAGATGAAGTGTAACTCTGCTCCTATCACTGGCAAGCTGGGCTGCAGCGCTCAGGTCACTGATGACAACGTC from Coregonus clupeaformis isolate EN_2021a chromosome 12, ASM2061545v1, whole genome shotgun sequence includes:
- the LOC121578564 gene encoding coiled-coil domain-containing protein 63, yielding MPERNPKKTDDLHEQHQRLLVDNDSYLVAIRKKKEHLASLDTKMKAMQTKLLQRKKEMGGRICTLKRPLHQRKHIRIMEDRVNQATKSFDKLLCKNQALRDEIDHLRRQRCSFALMYQRLSRELQSQHNVMEDLVEKSVLAYDQRSEALARMLAVRERRKKDRSFCHTEMTELKRVIDHEFKLRSFMVKKSKESVPMGEDEDAKKRRTEQAQCERMGGESLETYQAVHRLLVEVSGDSDLRQIGRTFVENEEKSFAYFNYINELNNNSTMLKDRINKLRTEILRFELENKQYDQQWQGQLKELERELEQRRGLANNLESQYTVVLKFLDQHKTAIAHLFDKMKCNSAPITGKLGCSAQVTDDNVTQFIGILEEEIHRLLIILSQCSYKEADEMELPPQNPLLVSYSLLPAVTPSATEAPSFDDSTTETLLGLGSEQPLDFQTLRERVLPWVMHTEQGKVPKAPSAPLRGKKKVGFNPKSA